The Chloroflexus aggregans DSM 9485 genome segment CGCGGTTTCGCGGCTGCCGTCAATGTCGCTTTGGCGCAGACGTATCAGCCGTTTGTGGTACTGCTCAACAATGATACTGAGGCCGATCCACAATGGTTGGCAGCATTGATCGGTGCGCTCGAACGTTGGCCGCAGTTTGCCTTTGCCGCCTCGAAGTTGCGATTGTTTGATCGGCGTCACGTACTCCATTCAGCCGGTGATTTTTACCGATTGAACGGTGAGCCGGGTAATCGCGGTGTGTGGGAAGTTGATCGTGGTCAGTACGATGCGTTTGTCGAAGTGTTTGGGCCGTGTGCTGGCGCAGCGGCGTATCGGCGAAGCGCCTTGGAGTTGCTTGCCACGGCTGGGTATGTGTTCGACGAAGAACTGGTGATGTACTGTGAAGACGTTGATCTGAACTTGCGTGCGCGACGAAGGGGGTTGCGCACGATCTTTGTGCCGACAGCGGTGGTGTATCATCGGCTTAGTGCGAGTGGTGGTGGCGTCTTGGCAAGTTATTATTGTGGCCGTAACATGCCGTTGGTGTGGGTAAAGAATATGCCCGCTCCGTTGGCCCGTCGCTATTGGCCGGCTTTGCTTCTTTCCCAACTGCGGTTTGCCCTCCACAGTCTGCGCCATATTCGCGAACCGGCTGCACGGGCGCGTTTGCGCGGTCAGTTTGACGGTTTACGTGCGTTACCCCGCTTTCTTGCCCGTCGTGCTGCTCAGGTTCACGAAACGGCCGCGTTCATTGCCGCGGTAAATTGCTCTAGCTATGCGAGATTCCTATGACGACCATTGATGGTCCATTCCTGTCGATTGTTATTCCTGCCTACAACGAGGAGCGACGCCTACCATCTACCCTCGCAACCATCATGGCGTTTCTCGCCCACGAACCGTATACCGCCGAGGTGATCGTGGTTGATGATGGAAGCGACGACCGGACTGCTGAGATCGCAGCGGCAACTCCCGGCGTGACCGTGTTACGCTGCGAGCATCGGGGAAAAGGTTTTGCGGTACGGGCCGGTGCTTTAGCCGCTCAGGGTTCGATTATTTTACTCTGCGATGCTGATCTGGCAGTACCGATTGAAGAATGGTCGCGGTTGCGGGCTGCAATTGAGGCCGGTTATCCGATCGCAATTGGCTCGCGTGAAGGTCTCGGAGCATCGCGTGAAGGTGAACCGTGGTATCGTCACGTAATGGGCCGAGTGTTTAACTGGATTACCCAGATGATTGCCCTACGAGGGATTAACGATACCCAATGCGGCTTCAAAGCATTGCGTCGTGACGTAGCCCGTGATCTCTTTACACGGATGCGCATTTACGGCGATGACGCCCCGGTGGTCCGTGGTCCGGCCGTCACTGCCTACGATGTCGAATTGCTGTTTCTTGCCCGACGGCGTGGCTATCCGATTGCTGAGATTCCGGTTATTTGGCGCTATGGCGCCGAAACAAAGGTGAACCCATTACGCGATTCGTGGCGTAATCTGCGCGATGTGCTGCGAGTCCGCCTCAACGATCTTTGTGGACGTTATAATACGACTTCAGCCCCGGTCGAGGAGATTGCACCGTGATGAAACCCGCTCAACGTGCGTATTTACGTCGGCTCGCCCATCCGTTGCCGGTGACGGTTATGATCGGTAAACATGGGCTGACCGAAAATGTGCTCTCGAAGATTGAACAAGAACTCGATGCTCACGAATTGATCAAGATGCGCTTCCTTGATTACAAAGATCTGAAACAGCCGTTGTTAGAGGCGATTGTAGCGACAACAGGTGCTGAATTGGTGGCAACGATTGGTCATACTGCCATTCTCTATCGCCAGCATAGCGACCCGGCACAGAGGAAGATTGTGCTATGAATACGAAAGCCTTACAACGCGGGTTTTGGCTCTCGTTTTGGTCGGTCGTCACCATTATGACGGTGCGGGGGGCGCTTATTCCGGCACGACTGCGCAATCCGCGGATCACGAGTCTCAGCGGGATCGGGCCGGTGTATGCGATGCTCTGTTGGGGATATGGTGCAGGCGGCCGACCGGTGAATGTCATTTTCGATCTGCAATTCACCGGTGGCGCTACAGGGAGTGTGACCGTTGATGGTGAAGCGTTGGAAGCCGAGGTGCCATTGATCGGCATGGCACATACCGGCGAGGCTTACACGATTACGGCGACGTTGGTCTACCGTTGGCTTGGGTGGACGTTTACCCGCCAGATGCAGGTGTCGGGTCAGGTTGGTTAGCCTGTGCTTCTAGTTCGGCAATGCGAGCGCGCACTTCTGCGGCTAGCCGCTGCAATTCACGGTTTACCACATATTGCCATTCTGCCGCTTCGTGATCTTCAAGCGCACCACCACCGTATTTGAGTTCCATAGCCAAATGCCATCCCTTCCGTTCCGCGAACTTCTCGATCTCCGCGCAACGGCTCGGTGGCCAACGTCGGCGAATGAACTGGCGAAATGCTCGTTCCATTCGTCCCGATCCATCAGGATTGAGTGATGGGAGCGAGAAGAATGGCTCCTGATCGCGTGGATCGGGCGCAGCGGCTTTACTGAAGTAGAGGGTGCGCTGGGTGATTGAGTAGCGCCATTCGCCATCGCCATGGTAGTTGCCGGGGTTGTTGGCGATGGCACCTGTCAGCATGCGGTCGGTGATGGTCATAGTGGCACCTGTTCTACACAAACCGATCTTACGACAGTAGCCCGTTCAATACAGCATAGCACAGAGCCTATAAAGAGACAAATGGTACCTTCACTATTTTACGCTGACACCGAATTGGCGTATACTTCCATAAGGAAGATGTTTTGAAATGGTAGAGCTATTCTATGACGATTGATCCACGTGAGTATCGAGCAACTATCGGTCTCTTTGCCACCGGCGTCACCGTTATTACGGCAGATGATGGTAAACAGGTGCGCGGGATGACGGCTAATTCCTTGACATCGGTTTCCCTCGATCCACTGCTCTTGTTGGTTTGCGTTGACCGTAAGGCACGGATGGCTCCGGTGATTAGTGCAGCAACGCACTTTGCCGTCAATATTCTGCGGACCGATCAGGAAGCGATAGCACGTCATTTTGCCGGGCGTCTACAGCCCGATCTAGAAATCCTATTTACCGAGCTGGCCGGGGCGCCGGTGTTGCACGATAGTCTGGCCGCACTTGTATGCCGACGTGATCGGATTCTTGATGGTGGTGATCATGTAATCGTTCTTGGTCAGGTCGTTGCGCTCAGACGTTCCTCCAAAGGGGAGCCATTGCTCTATTTTGCCGGCTCATACCGTCAATTAGCAGAGCCGTCGCCAACATTGGCAGCAGCCGATTAGCTGTGCTACGATACACTCTGGTAGTAGAGAAGGCTTTTTTGTCTTCCTACCGGAGTTTTACCTATGGGCCGGTTGCACCAGCGCTATCTGTTCGGTTTCAGCCTTGTATATGCTGTACTCATCTGGCTAGACGTACAGCTTGCGTTGGTGCGCTCTGATACCCTATTAGTGTGGTTTGCTACCGGGTTGTCAATCGGTGGCGTATTGGCCTTTGGGAACCGGGCGCTTTGGCCGATCCTCTTTGGGGCACTCGTTGGATGTAGCGTCGTATGTTGGCAACTAGGCCTTGAGCCGTACCGCCTGATCACCGTGACGATGCTGTTTGCCTTCAGCGCCGTAGGGCAGGCGTGGTTGGCCGGTTGGTTAGTGCGCCGATTCGGTCGTTCACTGCCACCGGCTTCGTTGCGCTGGGGGTTGCATACGTGCGGATTGCTGGCGCTGGCTGTACTACCGGCACCGGTGTTATGGTTAACGGTACTAACTGCCCTAGATGTGGTGGTGGTATCCGATCTGTGGATCGCTGCTCTCCAATGGTGGCTCAATCTCCTGACCAGCGTTTGGTTGGTCGCACCTTGGGTGGTTTTGGGTGTTACCTATTGGCGACGAAAATCAATACGCGAGCCGTGGCTGTGGCCGGTAAGTAGTCTGCTGCTAGCGTTGTTATTGTTTACCCTCCAGCTCGTTTGGCGCGATGCACAGCAGCGCTACGCAACAAAGGTGCAGTCCGATGCAGCCGAAATTGTGAGCGTTATCGATGATCGTTTGCTCCGCTACGAACAGGCGATGCAGAGCCTGAGTGCATTCTTTTATGCGTCACAGTCTGTAGAACAGCACGAGTTTAGTGCTTTTGGGCGCACGATCCTTGAACAATTACCGGCGGTGCAGTCGGTGGGATGGGTGCGTCGGGTACGACAGGCCGAGCGGTTAAACTTTGAGTATGCTCAGCAGGAGCGCGGGATACCCGACTTTGTAATTCGCGAACCGGGTGTTACAGGGCCACCAGCCGCAGTTCGCGATGAATATTACCCGCTGACCTACGTCGAACCGTTCGCGACTCGTCGTGCATTGTTGGGGATGGATATGGCTATGGAGCCATACCAACGCGATGCGTTGTACGAGGTGCGTGATAGTGGACAAGTGGTGATGACAGGGCCGATTCAGCCCTATGCGACCGATGTCGAATCACCGGCTGTGCTCTTGATCATGCCGGTTTATACGTCTGGCCCACCTCCGCAAACCGTGGAGGAGCGACGGCAACGGATTCAAGGTGTGGTCTTGATGCTCGTATCACCGGCAGAGCTGCTCAAACAGGCGCTACAACCTATCGCTGCCCCCGATTTCGACATCCTTCTGATTGATGCAAGTGCAGTGCCACCTCGTCCCCTCGCCTTTCATTCGTTGGCGACAACGCAGGTTGATACATTACCCGACCCGGTGAGCTATGTGCGTGAGGCAATCATCATTCACGAACTATCACGTTATGGGCGCGTATGGCAAGTTGCGTTCCGTCCCGGACCGACCTATCCACAGCGTTGGTTAAACGAGGATGCCATATGGCGTAGTGTGTTGGCGGTAGGTAGTGTAGCGATCTTTTTTCTCTTCGTCGGTGTGCGCCAGCGTCACGAAGTTCGCCAGCGTCGGCTCACGCGGACCTACGCCCTGCTTAGTGCCATCAACAAAA includes the following:
- a CDS encoding glycosyltransferase family 2 protein; the protein is MTMIDVIIPNYNGRELLPTCLDSLRAQTRRDFQVTVVDDASTDDSVALIRSRYPEVQVVQLPQNRGFAAAVNVALAQTYQPFVVLLNNDTEADPQWLAALIGALERWPQFAFAASKLRLFDRRHVLHSAGDFYRLNGEPGNRGVWEVDRGQYDAFVEVFGPCAGAAAYRRSALELLATAGYVFDEELVMYCEDVDLNLRARRRGLRTIFVPTAVVYHRLSASGGGVLASYYCGRNMPLVWVKNMPAPLARRYWPALLLSQLRFALHSLRHIREPAARARLRGQFDGLRALPRFLARRAAQVHETAAFIAAVNCSSYARFL
- a CDS encoding YhbY family RNA-binding protein; the encoded protein is MKPAQRAYLRRLAHPLPVTVMIGKHGLTENVLSKIEQELDAHELIKMRFLDYKDLKQPLLEAIVATTGAELVATIGHTAILYRQHSDPAQRKIVL
- a CDS encoding flavin reductase family protein, which codes for MTIDPREYRATIGLFATGVTVITADDGKQVRGMTANSLTSVSLDPLLLLVCVDRKARMAPVISAATHFAVNILRTDQEAIARHFAGRLQPDLEILFTELAGAPVLHDSLAALVCRRDRILDGGDHVIVLGQVVALRRSSKGEPLLYFAGSYRQLAEPSPTLAAAD
- a CDS encoding dolichyl-phosphate beta-glucosyltransferase, translating into MTTIDGPFLSIVIPAYNEERRLPSTLATIMAFLAHEPYTAEVIVVDDGSDDRTAEIAAATPGVTVLRCEHRGKGFAVRAGALAAQGSIILLCDADLAVPIEEWSRLRAAIEAGYPIAIGSREGLGASREGEPWYRHVMGRVFNWITQMIALRGINDTQCGFKALRRDVARDLFTRMRIYGDDAPVVRGPAVTAYDVELLFLARRRGYPIAEIPVIWRYGAETKVNPLRDSWRNLRDVLRVRLNDLCGRYNTTSAPVEEIAP